The Oecophyllibacter saccharovorans sequence CCGGAATGGTCATGCATGAAGTTGGGCGCAATGCCGACATTGACCGCGTAGAGCGGGAAATACATCAGCGTGCCCATGTGGTATTTGCGGGCATTCTGTATGTAGTCGAGAACGAGTTTTTCGCTCTGGTCCTCTCCGTCGCCATTGACCCAGTGCTGCTCGGGCACCCAGGGATAATGCCAGCGATAGAGGATGTTGTAGAGCTGGAGATTGTTGCAGTGCCAGGCATTGAAACCGTGGACATTCTCGTCAGGCGGCGTTTTGACGACCGGCGGCGCGTTGCCCCATCTGGTCCAGGTTGCGGTGACCCAGCACTGGCGCGGATAGGTCGCCCAATCGGGTGAGACATCAATGGCACCTGCCTGCCGGTCCGCTTCATGGCCCTGCGTGTCGGTCAGGGAAAGATCCAGGTAATAGCCCTGCCAGTCAGGCAGGCCGCGGGTGGAGAGCGGCAGGTCCATCTGGCGCGTCTCGCCAGGCGCCAGGCTTGCGACCGGCAGGGTGCTTTCCGGGCCGACTTTAACCCCGCGTCCGCTCATCTGGGTGTGCAATGTGCCTGTGAAGGGATGGTCAAGCCGGTTGTGCAGGGTGATCTGCAGGGTGACCGGCTGGCCGGAAGCATAATGGGAAATGTCGGTGTTGACGCTCTCCAGCAGCGGCCCGGTCAGCCGGGGGCCGGGCTGCGGCAGGGCTGTTGGCTGTGTCTGTGCCGACGGCGTTTCTGTTGCCTGCGTTTCTGTGGCAGTGGTCGCACAGGCCGCGAAACCGGCGAGCAGGAGGAAACCCAGTGGAGGCTTCATTGAATATTTATGAAATTTCAACAGATATTTCATCTTTGGTTATAATCCCTCCGGATATTTGGAAAATACAGAAAAAATCTTGTGCAAACTCATAGCCCATTATTCTGCATTCTGCCCAGCCAAGTCGAAGGGAGAATGACGGAAAGACGAACAAGGATCTTCAGGAGGGCAAAACGGAAAGAGAGCTTGGTCGGTGGCGGGCGATAGCCTATAAGGCAGGGTGAGATTCTCGTTCGCATTTTCTCTCAAGGCCATGTCCGTATGATCGCAGCCCACTCCAGTTCTGCCGTTTCGCCGGTCGTGCCGGTCATTCTGTCCGGCGGGGTGGGCACGCGGCTGTGGCCGGTTTCGCGCGAGAGCTTTCCCAAACAGTTCTGGCCCCTGCTGAGCGAGAAGACGCTCCTGCAGGAAACCGCCCTGCGCAGCCACAAGGCCGGGCTGGAGGCCCCGCTGGTGGTCTGCAATGAAGAGCACCGTTTCGTGGTGGCGGAACAGCTGCAGGATGTGGGGATCACCGAGCGCCGGATCGTGCTGGAGCCCATGGCGCGCAATTCAGCGCCTGCCATCGCTGCGGCCGCCTTTCTTGTGGCGGAAAAAGATCCCGAGGCCGTCCTGTGGGTGATGGCGGCTGATGCGGCCATCAAGGACCAGGAAAAGCTCGAAGCGGCGCTGGAAAAAGCGGTGACTGTGGCCCGCGACGGGCACGTTGCCACATTCGGCATGAAGCCGACACGGCCTGAAACGGGGTATGGTTACATTGAGCGTGGCGAGGAGCTGGCCGGGGTGCCCGGCAGTTACCGCGTGTCGCATTTCCATGAAAAGCCCGAAAGCGCTGTGGCCGCCGAGCTGTGGCAGCGCCCTGAATATTACTGGAATTCAGGCATGTTCGTGGTGCGGGCCGATGTCTTTCTCCAGGAGCTCAAGGCACACGCGCCTGAGATCTACACGGCTGTGGAGAAGGCCGTGGCCGGGCAGAAGCGGGAGCGGGATTTCATCCGCCTTGATGGAGAGGCCTTTGCCGCATCGCCTGAGATATCGGTCGATCACGCCATTGCCGAGCGCACTTCGCGCGCCGCTGTCGTGCCCGGTGACTTCGGCTGGTCGGATGTGGGAAGCTGGGATGCCGTCTGGGAGCTGCAGGACAAGGATGCGCAGGGCAATGTCGCCACCGGCAACGCCTATCTGGAAGACACCAAGAACTGCTATGTCCGCTCGGACGGCATCGTTACGACGCTGACCGGCGTTGAGGATCTGGTCGTGGTCGTCACGACCGATGCGGTGATGATCTCCCACCGCGACCGTGCGCAGGATGTCAAAAAGATCGTCAAGCACCTCAAGGCGGAGGGGCTGCCTGAAGCCACGCGCCACCGGCGCATGTACCGGCCCTGGGGCTTTTATGAAGGCCTGATTGCCGGCGAGCGCTTCCAGGTCAAGAGAATCGTGGTGCATCCGGGCGGGAAGCTCTCGCTGCAGAAGCATTTCCACCGTGCCGAGCACTGGGTGGTGGTCGAAGGCACAGCCCTGGTCCAGCGCGATGAGGAAGAGCTCCTGCTGCGCGAAAACGAGAGTGTCTACCTGCCCTTGGGCTCGGTGCACCGCCTGGAAAATCCGGGCCGCATCCCCCTGAGCCTGATCGAGGTGCAGTCAGGGCCTTATCTGGGCGAGGATGATATCGTGCGTTTCGATGACATATATTCGAGGTAACCTGAACCGGTTTTCCGGCAGCGCCCTGAAATTGGGTCTATAATCATGATGTTTCAGGCGGACAGGGCCCTTTGGGCGAGGATGGACGGAAGATGACGCGTTTTGCACCAGGTGGCAGAAAATACCGGACTGATCCGCCGATCCGCATTTTCCAGAACAGGTTTCTGGAAAGCTTCACCCTGACGCCTTTCCGGGTTTTCTTCGCCTGCTGGCTGGTGATCCTGTGCCTGGCCTTCTGGCTGGCGGGCACGCAGGCGCTTTCCTGGCCTTCTCTTGTGCTGTGGTCGGTGGTGGGGTTCCTGATCTGGTTTCCGTGCGAATACGTCGTGCACCGTTACCCGTTTCACTGGCAGCCCAACCATCCGGCCCTGAGCCGGCTGGTCTATGTCATTCACGGCAACCACCACATCCAGCCCAACCACCCGCTGCGCACGCTGATGCCGGTGGTGGTCTCGCTGCCGATCGGCCTCGGCCTGCTGGCGCTTTTCACGGCCCTGATCGGCAGCGCGCGCGGCTGCAGCCTGTGGGCGGGGTTCCTGCTGGGCTACGTGGTGTATGACACCGTGCATTACGCCTGCCACAACTGGCCCATGCGCCGCGGCATCGCCCGCTGGGTGCGGCGCCACCACATGCTGCACCACTACCGCAATGAAGACACGAACTACCAGATCTCCTTTCCGCCCATTGATTACGTGATGCGCAGCCAGTTCCGCCGCACCGTCAGCGTGACGCATACGGTGCGCAGGCAGAAGGTGCAGAGCCAGCTCATCGGCACGCCTCCTGCGCCCCAATCCAAAATCAAGCCCAAATCACAGATGCAGCTCAAGAGGCGACCGCAGAAGGTCGAGCCCGGCGTCATCCAGGAGAGCAAAGCTGGCTTCTGACCGGCCCGAAGACGCAATCTGGCTGGATGGCCGCAATATCGGCCGCTCGGGGGGCACAGGCGTTTCCACCTATGCCCGCACCCTGGCAGACGGCCTTGCGGAACTCGGCCGCAAACCTGGCTGGCTGCTGGACCGCCTTGAGCCTTCCACCCGTTACGCCAAATCCCCCACCGTCATGCGCGCCCTGGCCGGGTGTGCGCCCCCGCTCCAGCGCCATGCTTCCCCAGGCTGGCTGGCCCGGGAGGCTGAGACAGCCGGGCAGGTGGCGGTTTGCGCGGATCTCTACCGCCTGGCGCATCTGCATTACCGCTATTACGGCCGCCTGCTGACCCTGCGCGTGCCAAACCCGCCGCGGGTCATGCATTGGACCTACCCGCTGCCCCTGCGGCTGGCGGGCAGTGTCAACATCGTCACCATTCACGATCTCATTCCCCTGACCCACCCGCAATTCTGCGGGATTTCCCGAAATCGTTTCGCCAGGCTGCTGCAGGTCCTGTGCCGGGAGATGGATGAGGTCGTGACGGTGTCAGAGACCGTCCGCGAAGAGATCGCCCGCTACCTGGCACACCCGGCCCGCAAGACCGTCAATCTTTCCCAGGGCGTGGGGTTCAGCGAGGCGGAGCGCTTCAGCTTTGCTGCAGCGCCGCAGATCGCCCCGCCCGGCGCTTTCGTGTTCTTCGGCCGGGTGGAGGGGCGCAAGAACATCGACCGCCTTCTGCAGGCCCATGCGCTGTGCGGCACGCGAACGCCCCTGGTCATTATCGGCCCTGAGGGCGAAGACCGGCCTGACTGCAGGCCGCGCGGCCCTTCAAGCCAGGTGATCCGCCTGCCCTGGAGCGCGCGCGCCTCGGTGATGCGGGCGCTCTCAGAAGCCAGGGGACTGCTGTTTCCCACCCTGGCTGAGGGCTTCGGGCTGCCGATCATCGAAGCCATGGCGTTGGGCACCCCTGTGCTGACCAGCCGCGGCGGCGTGACCGAAGAGGTGAGCGAGGGGGCAGCGCTGCTGGTGGACCCCTGTGACGTGGCGGAAATTGCTGAAGGCATCCGCCAGCTTGACGCCCTTGCAGAACAGCCCCAGGCCCTCGCGCGCTGGCAGGAACGCGGGCGGCGGCGCGCGGCCGGTTACGGCATGGAGGCGCATCGCCGGCGCCTGAAGCAGTTTTATGGCCGCTGGGTGTCTTTCGGCCCGGATCATGGGGCGTGATCCCGTTCTGGGGCTTACCTGCCTTCGATCTCGCGCAGGATGGCCTGGTACAGCCCGGCAGGCGTCAGGGTGACGGGGTGCGCTGAGTGCGGGGTGGTGACCGTTTGGCCCTTGCTGAAACGCAGCATGACATAAGGGGTGTGGCGCGCCGGCTGGGGGGCACGCGGGTCAAGCGGCGCAAGGGCCGGACGGTGATCGCCGAAAAAGACCAGCAATGCTTCCCGCCCGCTTGCCGCCAGCGCCTGGGTGAGCGTTTCCAGCAGCCTGGCGCCATTATGGGCGTGATGGTGCCAGGCCGCCCTGCCGCTTGCCTGCCCCGCGCGCCCGGCAGCCCAGGGGCCGTGATTTTCCATCGTCACCGTGTAGCAGAACACGGGCCCATCCCGGTTGATCTCTTCGGCCAGGCGTCTGCCGAGGGCCTGATCGCTGACATAAGGCCCGTTTCGATCAGCCGGGGTGAAAGCGGTCTCGCTGACCATCTCCGTGAAGCCGAGCTCAGGCATCAGCCCGATGCGGTTGTAGAAATGCAGGTTGTGCGGGTGCAGGAAGAGCCTGCGGCCGTAGAGATGGCGCAGGCGCCGGGGGAGGGCGCAGGCGCGATCCCGGGTTGCGGTGAGGAAGGGATCATAACGCCTGAACCCCAGCTCTTCCTCGCTTCTGCCGACCAGCACGCCGTATTCGCTGCGCATCGTGTAGGCCCCGAACCCGCTGACTTCCAGCTGCCCCCATTGGAGGGCCTGGCCCTGGGCGCGTGCAAGCTCGGCAAAGCCTTCCCGGGCCGGGACGATGTCAGCGGGGTCGGCAAATGATTCGCACTGCACGACCAGGACGATCTCAGGCGCTTCGGGCGCCAGGGAAGCTGGCAGGGCGCCTGCTGGGGGCGGAAGGGTCTCGTGCCGCCAGTGCCAGCTGTAGAGCAGCAGGGCCGGCAGCAGCCCGAACTGCCCGACAGTCGCGTGCAGCTCGGGCCGGGGGGCGAGCCTGCGGGCCATGGAAGGCAGGGTGAAATGCAGCACGGCAAGGCTGGCCCCCATGAGGGCTGCGCCGATCAGGCGCGGGGCAAGCGCTGGGGAAGACTGCCAGATGACCAGCAGGATCAGCCCTGCCAGGCCCGGCACCAGCAGCAGGCGCGTCGGCAGGGGGATGGCCTGCAGGTAGAAGCGCGGATAGCGGAAAAAGGCCGGGATGACGGCAAGATCGGTGAAAACGAACGGCTCGCTCAGGAGACGGTTCTTGAGGTTGGAGCCGAGGACCAGCACCAGCAGGACGACCGCGGTCAGCAGCAGGGCCAGCAGGGGCGCGCCGGTCAGCATCAGCAGCAGGCCCGACAGGGCCAGGACGGGCAGCCAGCGTGCCGGCAGTCCCGCAAGCCCGCGCAGCAGGCGAGCAGGGCGGGGGCGGCAGAAAAGATCGCAGAGTTCTCCCAGAAGAAAAGTGACGCCGAGCATCAGAAAAAGGACGGACATTTCTTTCTTCCAGTTTTTCTCCCCGGATTGTCAGACCCTGCCGCGGCAGGGGAAGCCTGCGTAGCGGAAGGCCGTACGGGATCACGACGGTTATGGCGGATGGGCCTGCCTTCTGTCACCCTGCCTGGGCGGGACGGAAAAATTAAAAAGTCTTTTCTTTCGGGCTTAACGGAAAATTGGCGTATTTCACGGCAATACCCTAACCTTGAAAGGCCATTGCTCAAGCGCCTTGAGCCTTCCTGTCATACTGCCATACTGCGTATGGAAAAGCCCTTTGTCCCGAAACAGTTGCGTGGAACTTCCATGAAATGTCTTGTCACCGGTGGCGCCGGTTTTGTCGGCAGCCATGTGGCCCTCAGCCTGCTCGATGCCGGTCATGAAGTCACAATCCTCGATGACCTGAGCACCGGCTACCGGGAAGCTGTGCCGGCCCAGGCCGATTTTCACCAGGTGGACCTGGGCGATGCGCAGGCCACCAGGAATGTGGTGGAAAGCCAGGACTGGGACGCCGTGCTGCATTTTGCCGCCCTGTCGCTGGTCGGCCATTCCATGCAGAAGCCTTATTATTATCTGGGCCGCAATACCCAGACCTCGCTCAACCTGATTGAGGCCTGCGCCACTTCGGGCGTCAAGCGTTTCGTGTTCTCCTCCACCGCCGCCCTGTTCGGGGGCGAGGACCGCACGCCGCCCATCGCCGATGACGCCGAGATCGATCCCGGCTCGCCTTACGGGGAGAGCAAGTTCTTCATCGAGCGCGCCCTGGTCTGGGCGGACCGCATTCACGGCATGCACCATGCCTGCCTGCGCTATTTCAATGCCGCCGGCGCCGATCCCCAGGGCCGCTCGGGCGAAGCGCACCAGCCTGAAACCCATCTGATCCCCCTGGCCATTGACGCGGTTCTCGGCCGCAGGCCCGGGCTGAAGCTGTTCGGCAATGATTATCCGACCCGCGACGGCACCTGCGTGCGCGATTATATCCATGTCACCGACCTTGCAGACGCCCATATCCGCGCCATCGGCCAGCTGGGGGACCGCTCGGTCACCTACAACCTGGGCAACGGGCGCGGCTTCACCAATCTCGAGGTGATCGAGAGCGTCGGCCGCGTGGCCGGCCGGCCCGTGCCCTGGGAGTGGGCGCCGCGCCGCGAGGGCGATCCCAGCGTTCTGGTCGCCGATTCGTCGCGCATCCGCCGCGAGACGGGCTGGACGCCGCGTTATGCCGAGCTGGACCAGATTGTCGAAACGGCCTTCCGCTGGCGGGAAGCGCATCCGCATGGCTTCAGCGCGCCGGCCTGAGCCAGCGGGGGATACGTGTCCATCAAGCCGCTTCTGCGCCTGCCTGAAACCCGTCCGCTGGCTGAAGGGTCCGGGCCTGGAGAAGACCTGACCCCACACCCGCCTGTTTCTCATGGGTCTGGCTCTCACGAACCTGTCTCGCTGGCGCGCATCTGGCAGGCTGGCGTAGGGGGCGCGTTCTGGGCGCCTGAGCCCGGAGGGGAAAGCCCCCTTCCGCCCATCGTGGTCTCACTGGGCGAAGACCCGGAAGGGGCGTGCGCGCTCAGCATGCAGGTTCTCCAGCTGCTCGGGCGCACCGGGGTGGAGGCTGCGGAGGTGGGGGTCGTCTTTCCCGAGCCCGGCCCCTTCGGGCATGTGGGCCTGCGTGAGGCGGCCAGCTGGCGCGGGCTTGCACAGGCCCTCAGGCGGGCGGGTGTGCGGTGTTTCGTGGCGCCCTGTGCGCCGCAGCCGCTGCTGCAGGCGGCCCGGCTCGTCCTGGCCGGCAGTGCGGAAGATCCGTTCGCCCTGTTGGGCAAGGGCGCGGGCCTGCCCGTGTGGGTCCTGCAGGAAGAGGGTCTTGCCGAGCTGGAACTGGAGGCGGCGGAGCGCATCAACGGCGCTTTCCGCTACCGCCACCCCGTGAGCGGCGCGCCCGTGCCGCCTGGCGAGATGCTGGGATACCTGCGCCATTACAGAGCTTTGCTGCAGGCCAACCGCCGGATCGGCGCGTGTTACGGCATGGCGTGGTGGAAGCGGCGGCGCATGCGCGCTTTCCTGTTTCAGGGCGCTGGTGAAGCGCCGCCGTTCCACTTCAGCGGCCGGCGTGCTCTTGAAGCTGCGCGCAGACGGGGTGGGGCGCTGGCCGTATGGGCCGCCAAAGTGACGCCGGGCCTTGAAGCGCGGGCGCTGTCGCTGGGCGTGCCCCTACTGCGCATCGAGGACGGCTTCATCCGCTCGCTGGGGCTTGGCAGCGGCTTCCTGCCGCCGTGCTCCATCGTCTGTGACGGGCGCGGCAATTATTTCGACCCGTCGCGCCCCAGCACGCTGGAGCATATTCTGGCCACTGCGGATTTCACGCCTGAGCTGCGCGGGCGTGCCGCACGGCTTGTGGAGCGGCTGAAGCGCGAGAAGGTCTCGAAATACGGTGCTGGGAGCCAGTCCAGCCAGGGGGAGGCTGGAGACCGTTTCACCGTGGACCGCGCGCGCGCCGCAGGCAAACCGGTCCTGCTGGTGCCGGGGCAGGTGGCCGATGACCTGTCGGTGCGGCTTGGCAGCGGCGAGGTCAGGGACAATCTGGCCCTGCTGAAAGCCGTGCGTGCGCAGCATCCTGAGGCCTGGATCGTCTACCGCCCCCATCCCGATGTGGAGGCAGGCCACCGCCACGGCGCCCTGGCCGACAGCGAGGTGCTGCAGCATGCAGACCAGATCGCGCGCGGCGGCACGCTGGTCGAGCTGCTGGAGCAGGTGGACGCGGTGCACACCCTGACCTCGCTGGGCGGTTTCGAGGCCTTGCTGCGGGGCCTGCCGGTCACCACATGGGGCACGCCCTTCTATGCCGGCTGGGGGCTGACCACCGACCGCGCGCCCATCCCGCCGGGCCGGGGGCGGGCGCTGACCCTGCTGGACCTTGCTGCTGCCACACTGCTGCTCTATCCCCGCTACCTGGACCCCAGGACGGAGCTGCCGTGCACCCCTGAAGTGCTGCTGGACCGCCTTGGCGAGCCTGACCTGTGGCAGCCGGGGCTTGCCATGCGGCTGCGAAAGGTTCAGGGACAGGTGAGCCGCTGGCTCGGGCGCCGCAAGGTGCGCCTTGGCAGGCGGAAGCGGCCTGGGGAGACCAGGGAAGGGGGGACACGCGCCCCTGAATTCTGCTACCATGAGGGGCGCGTTCCTGAAGGCGGACGCGACAGGGCCCGCCCGCAGGCCAGGGGCCCCCAGGAAGGGGAGGGAGCGTGAAACGCGAGAAAGCAAGTCCGGTGAATGACAATTTTACGGCGCCGTCGCTCCCGTCCTCTTCAGTTTCAGGCCCTTCAGGTCTGCCCGCGCGTGAGAAACCCGTTCTGGCGGAAGGGGAACTGCCCCCGGACTGGGACAGGGAGCTTGAGGAGGAGGGACGGCCTGTCCGGAACTTCCTGCTGCTCCAGGGGCTGATGGGCCCTTTCTTCCAGTGGATGGGCGAAGGGCTTCGCCGGCGGGGCCACGGGGTGTGGAAGGTCAATTTCAACGGCGGCGACGAGCAGTTCTGGCAACTGCCCAACGGCATTTCCTACACCGGCACGATGGAGGAATGGCCCCAGACCCTGCGCACAATCCTCAAGCAGCATGAGATCACCGATGTCCTGCTGTTTGGCGATTGCCGCCAGCAGCACCGGGTGGCCACGGCCCTGTGTGCCGAGCTGCACATTCCCGTCCATGTGTTCGAGGAAGGCTATATCCGCCCTGACTGGGTGACGCTGGAGCTGGGCGGCGTCAACGGCCATTCCACCCTGCCGCGCAATCCGGACTGGTACAGGCGCACCGCTGCCCGCCTGCCGCCCCCGCCGCCCCACATGAAGGTGCCTTCCTCCTTCCGCCGCCGCGCCTGGGAGGGGGTGGTCTATAACACGGCAACCATTCTGGGCAAGAGGCGCTATCCCCACACGCTCAACCACCGTCCCTGGCCACCATTGGTTGAAGGCGTGGGCTGGCTGCGCCGCCTGGCGCGCCGCGGCAAAGCCCGCAAGCGCAGTGCCAGGCTGCTCAAAGAGCTTCAGGGGCGGGAATACATGCTTTTTCCCCTGCAGCTCGATGCCGATGCGCAGGTGCGCCTGCACTCGCCCTTCAGTGACCTGCGCCAGGCCATCCGCCTGGTGATCGCCTCCTTTGCCAACCATGCGCCTGCCGAGCAGCTGCTGGTCATCAAGGAGCACCCTCTCGATAACGGCGTGCGCAACTGGCGGAAATACGTAGCGCGGATCGCAGCGGAATGCGGGGTTGCCGAGCGCGTCCGTTACATGGAGGTGGGCGACATCGCCCTGGTGGTGCAGGCGGCGCGCGGGCTGGTGACGATCAACAGCACCACCGGCACCCTGGCGCTGGCTTCAGGCGTGCCGGTGATCACGCTGGGCCATGCGGTCTATGACATGGCGGGCATCACCTATCAGGGATCGCTGAACACTTTCTGGAACGCCCCGCCTCCGCCTGACGAAGAGACTTTCGGCGCGTTCCGGCGCGTCCTGATCGAGCGCTGTCTGATCCCGGGCGGGTTTTTCTCCGATGCAGGGCTGAGCAAGCTGGTCAATGCCGCCCTGGTCAGGCTTGAAAAACACTGCCCCTTCACCTTCGCGGCCAAGTCGCAACGCCAGATGGCGCAGCGGGAGGCGGGCGAATGAACGCCCCCCAAGAGCCGGTCTTCATCCTGGACCTGTCGCGCCTCATGGCCCGTGCAGGCCAGGCGGTGCCGACCGGCATTGACCGCGTCGAGCTTGCCTATGCGGTGCACCTGGTCAGGCATTATCCCGAGCGCACCCGTTTCGCAGCCTACCATCCGCTCGCCGGCTGCGACCTGCTGCCGCCTTCCACCGCCCATAACCTTATCGCCACCCTGCTGGAAGGCTGGGACCGCGGGGAACGCGCAGCCCACCAGCGCGCGAAGAAACTGGCCGACCGGTTGCGCGGCGGGCTGCTGCGTCGCGGCCTGGGTGGGGGATTGTTTGGGCCGCGCCTGCCAGGCGGGGGCGCCAGGGCCAGGCGCTTGCCGGCAGGCAGCGTCTACCTGCTCGTCTCCCACCACCACCTGGGCGCGCGCAAGCCCATCCGCCGGGCGCTGAAGCGCTGGGGGGCGCGTTTCGTGCCGATGGTGCATGACCTCATCCCGCTGGAATTCCCCGAATATGCCCGCCCGCGCGAGCCGCGGCGCCATGAGGCGCGGATGAAGACGGTCGCCACGCTGGCTGAAGGCGTGATCGTGCCCTGCGAGGCGGTAGCAGCCCAGGTCAGGTCGCGCCTGGCTGCGCACAGACGGGCGCAGGTGCCGGTCTGGGTGGTGCCGCACGGCGTGCATCTGCGCGCCCACCAGCCCGATGGGAACAGGTCTCCCGAGCCTGTTGCGGTCGATAAGAGCATGGATAGCCACACTGACAGCGGGCAACGGCCTTATTTCGTCTGTCTGGGCACGCTTGAGCCGCGCAAGAACCACCTGCTGCTGCTCAATCTGTGGCGGCGGATGGCCGAGGAGGGCGGGCCCAAGATCCCGCGCCTGCTGCTGGTGGGCAAGCGCGGCTGGGAGAACGAGAACATCATCGACATGATCGAGCGTTGCCCGGCCCTGCAGGGCCATGTCGAGGAGCATTCGGACCTGTCGGACGAAGAGGTGGTCACTCTGCTGCAGGGCGCGCGCGGGTTGCTTTTTCCCTCCTTCGGGGAAGGGTACGGCCTGCCCCTGGCGGAGGCGCTGTCACTGGGCGTGCCGGTGATCTGCTCGGACCTGCCGGTCTTTCGCGAGGTGGGTCAGGAGGTACCTTGTTATCTCGACCCGCTGGACAGCCTGGGCTGGAAGGCGGCAATCGAGGATTTCAGCGCCAGGGGGCCGCTCTACCGCGCCCAGCATGAGCGGATGGGGCGCTGGCAGTCAGTGAGCTGGCCCCAGAGCGTGGCGCTGGCCCTGGAGCAGGTGGACGGCTGAACGGCGGACCCTGGTTTCAGCCTGGACGGCAGGTCTTACGGCAGGCCTTAATGGCCGCCCAGGGTGTCCTGGTAGGTTTTGCCGTTCCAGATCCATTTGTCGTCATTGTCGATCAGGATGTCATACAGCCCCTGGTGGCGCGTCGGCAGGATGGACATGCCGCCATTGACGGAATCAATCACGTTGTCCCACTTCTTGCCGTGGCGCAGGAAAACGGATGTTGCGCAGCCGGCTGAGCCGCACATGCCCGCTGACTGCAGCTGCACGAACAGCGCCATGTTCTTGTGGCCGGGCGCGAGCGGGGCGGAGGCAGTCAGGATAATGGGATGATCGTGGTGGCGGGCCGCTTCCTTGAGCTCATCAGCGCTCAGGCTGCGCGCCACGGCTTCCAGCCCGCTGCCGGGATGAGCGGTGAGCACGACCGGATGGCCAGCCGGGCGGGGCGCCTGCGGCGCTGCAGCCGGCGCTTTTGCGCGGTGCGTGGCTTTGCGGGCCAGGGCGGGGGCCGCAGGCAGCGTGCAGGCCAGCAGGAGGCCACCCAGGGCGAGGGCGGTTGGAGCGGCGTGGCTGGAGACGCGCAGCAAGCCCGCAAGCGCCGGTTTCAGGGAGAAAGGGGTCACGCGATGCGTCTCCTCACGGAAGGGGGGTGGCGCCTGCAGGAAGCAGGCCGGCTGAAAAGGGTTCGGGCCAGATAATTTATTGCCAGGTGATTTTATTCATGACGCAGGGTGACGACAAGCACATCCCGGTAGGCAGGTTGCCCAACTGCGAGGGCTTCAACCGGGGTGACGCCGTGAAAGACCCGGTGGTCATTGACCAGGGCTGCGTCCAGCGGCTCGGTCAGGGTGAAGGAGCCCAGCAGGGTTTCACGGTCCAAAGCGGTGATGCTGGTCTCGCCTTCGCGGATGTTGTGCCGCTTCACCATCAGGACGAAAACGAAATCAACCCCGTCGCGGTGCAGGCCTTCAGGGGTGGGTTTGCCGTGGCCTTCAGTATCGGCTTCGATGCGGAACTGGTGCACTTCCGCATGCCATGAGGCAGGCCGGCGCTCGGGCGGCGTGAGTTCTGTCGCCAGCGCGCCCGCCGCCTGAAGCGTGGCCTGCAGCGCGGGATGGGCGCTGATTTCAGGCAGGATGGGCGCGAACCAGCGTTCTATGTCGCCGTTGAGCGGGTTGTAGTCGCGGCTCTGGTAATGGGGCTGGGGCGGCTTGGGCTGAATGACAGGCCTGGCAGGGGCCCTGTCGTCCGGCCCGGTTTTCGGGAGGCAGGGGATAGAATAGGTGGCGTAGCGGCGGCGGCGGTAATGGCCGCCATCGGCCATGTAGCGGTCCAGCCCGAGATGGTTCCAGCTTTCAGCGAAGCCGGCCCAGTCCTTAAGTCCGAAGCCCTCGAGGAATTTCCGGTTCAGCTTTGCCGGGACAAAGGCGAACCCCTCTTTCTGCAGGGGGGTGAGGAGGTCGGCAGGCACGGGCGCAGGGGACATGACACACTTACCACTTGTCCTGAAGGCGGAACCTGCCGGAGGGGCAG is a genomic window containing:
- a CDS encoding capsule biosynthesis protein, with product MGPFFQWMGEGLRRRGHGVWKVNFNGGDEQFWQLPNGISYTGTMEEWPQTLRTILKQHEITDVLLFGDCRQQHRVATALCAELHIPVHVFEEGYIRPDWVTLELGGVNGHSTLPRNPDWYRRTAARLPPPPPHMKVPSSFRRRAWEGVVYNTATILGKRRYPHTLNHRPWPPLVEGVGWLRRLARRGKARKRSARLLKELQGREYMLFPLQLDADAQVRLHSPFSDLRQAIRLVIASFANHAPAEQLLVIKEHPLDNGVRNWRKYVARIAAECGVAERVRYMEVGDIALVVQAARGLVTINSTTGTLALASGVPVITLGHAVYDMAGITYQGSLNTFWNAPPPPDEETFGAFRRVLIERCLIPGGFFSDAGLSKLVNAALVRLEKHCPFTFAAKSQRQMAQREAGE
- a CDS encoding capsular polysaccharide export protein, LipB/KpsS family, which codes for MSIKPLLRLPETRPLAEGSGPGEDLTPHPPVSHGSGSHEPVSLARIWQAGVGGAFWAPEPGGESPLPPIVVSLGEDPEGACALSMQVLQLLGRTGVEAAEVGVVFPEPGPFGHVGLREAASWRGLAQALRRAGVRCFVAPCAPQPLLQAARLVLAGSAEDPFALLGKGAGLPVWVLQEEGLAELELEAAERINGAFRYRHPVSGAPVPPGEMLGYLRHYRALLQANRRIGACYGMAWWKRRRMRAFLFQGAGEAPPFHFSGRRALEAARRRGGALAVWAAKVTPGLEARALSLGVPLLRIEDGFIRSLGLGSGFLPPCSIVCDGRGNYFDPSRPSTLEHILATADFTPELRGRAARLVERLKREKVSKYGAGSQSSQGEAGDRFTVDRARAAGKPVLLVPGQVADDLSVRLGSGEVRDNLALLKAVRAQHPEAWIVYRPHPDVEAGHRHGALADSEVLQHADQIARGGTLVELLEQVDAVHTLTSLGGFEALLRGLPVTTWGTPFYAGWGLTTDRAPIPPGRGRALTLLDLAAATLLLYPRYLDPRTELPCTPEVLLDRLGEPDLWQPGLAMRLRKVQGQVSRWLGRRKVRLGRRKRPGETREGGTRAPEFCYHEGRVPEGGRDRARPQARGPQEGEGA
- a CDS encoding 2OG-Fe dioxygenase family protein, encoding MSPAPVPADLLTPLQKEGFAFVPAKLNRKFLEGFGLKDWAGFAESWNHLGLDRYMADGGHYRRRRYATYSIPCLPKTGPDDRAPARPVIQPKPPQPHYQSRDYNPLNGDIERWFAPILPEISAHPALQATLQAAGALATELTPPERRPASWHAEVHQFRIEADTEGHGKPTPEGLHRDGVDFVFVLMVKRHNIREGETSITALDRETLLGSFTLTEPLDAALVNDHRVFHGVTPVEALAVGQPAYRDVLVVTLRHE
- a CDS encoding glycosyltransferase family 4 protein; this translates as MNAPQEPVFILDLSRLMARAGQAVPTGIDRVELAYAVHLVRHYPERTRFAAYHPLAGCDLLPPSTAHNLIATLLEGWDRGERAAHQRAKKLADRLRGGLLRRGLGGGLFGPRLPGGGARARRLPAGSVYLLVSHHHLGARKPIRRALKRWGARFVPMVHDLIPLEFPEYARPREPRRHEARMKTVATLAEGVIVPCEAVAAQVRSRLAAHRRAQVPVWVVPHGVHLRAHQPDGNRSPEPVAVDKSMDSHTDSGQRPYFVCLGTLEPRKNHLLLLNLWRRMAEEGGPKIPRLLLVGKRGWENENIIDMIERCPALQGHVEEHSDLSDEEVVTLLQGARGLLFPSFGEGYGLPLAEALSLGVPVICSDLPVFREVGQEVPCYLDPLDSLGWKAAIEDFSARGPLYRAQHERMGRWQSVSWPQSVALALEQVDG